The Candidatus Zixiibacteriota bacterium genome includes a region encoding these proteins:
- a CDS encoding BamA/TamA family outer membrane protein codes for MKQVVHVIILVSSLICTAHVSGNDRDQDNAIIDTLILSGSIDDTLTPGIPFSEPALTRLCDNLLTPWQDSGYYYAVIHPIRIAKNRDRISINAKVEAGPKVRIGRLLFSGLSRTAPATLHRYFPLVADSLLIERRLLSVAEAASRIGYLHFMEPIHIRALEGYTVADIECYFKEVRPVEISAGGGYVPDDPTGLVWHLDLRFNNLFGQGRCASLLSQRRERNHNELRLGYTQPVFWLGPGSAEFQVATRDYRDLFYEFLLRSSYRLDRWRETSTALSLAYRSVEPVGDRSSFSVYAVEHQIQWRTLDNIFNPSRGVNLNWSLLYSYRRHKQDSAATGVAFDETRIAISISTYQPLVGSLTGHIGLRYRGLETEEDLPPVSELVLVGGPGSLRGYRNEQFAVVRAAIITVEPRLRFESGYIFGFADGAYLNNRVADADEGVRTQEDFHWGFGIGIAVQSATRGVRISLGLNPDTPIGQARLSIEISSEI; via the coding sequence ATGAAACAAGTAGTACATGTAATTATTCTGGTGAGTTCGCTGATATGCACAGCACATGTTAGTGGGAATGATCGTGATCAGGATAATGCAATCATCGACACCCTGATTCTCTCGGGTAGTATCGATGATACTTTGACGCCGGGAATCCCCTTTTCCGAACCAGCATTGACACGACTGTGCGACAATCTACTGACTCCCTGGCAGGACAGCGGCTACTATTATGCCGTCATTCATCCGATTCGCATAGCGAAAAATCGCGATCGAATTTCAATAAACGCAAAGGTTGAAGCTGGGCCTAAAGTACGGATTGGCCGTCTGTTATTCTCCGGTCTCAGTCGCACTGCCCCGGCAACACTTCACCGTTATTTCCCGTTGGTTGCCGACAGCTTGCTGATTGAGCGGCGTCTCTTATCAGTGGCTGAGGCCGCTTCGCGGATAGGCTATCTACATTTTATGGAACCGATACATATTCGTGCATTAGAGGGATATACGGTTGCTGATATAGAGTGTTACTTTAAGGAAGTCAGGCCTGTCGAAATATCGGCTGGAGGTGGTTATGTGCCCGATGATCCAACCGGTTTGGTCTGGCATCTGGACCTTCGATTCAACAACCTTTTTGGCCAAGGTCGTTGTGCATCGTTGTTGTCGCAGCGACGCGAACGCAATCATAACGAGCTGCGCTTGGGATACACACAGCCGGTTTTCTGGCTTGGTCCGGGGAGTGCTGAGTTTCAGGTAGCCACTCGTGACTACCGTGATTTATTCTACGAGTTCTTGCTTCGTAGCTCATATCGTCTCGACCGATGGCGGGAAACATCGACAGCTCTGTCCCTCGCCTATCGCAGTGTAGAACCGGTCGGAGATCGATCTTCCTTCTCGGTCTATGCAGTTGAGCATCAAATCCAATGGCGAACGCTGGATAACATTTTCAATCCCTCTCGTGGTGTAAATCTGAATTGGTCCCTGCTCTATTCGTACCGACGCCACAAACAGGATTCTGCCGCCACAGGGGTGGCTTTTGACGAAACTCGTATCGCTATAAGTATAAGCACATACCAACCGCTGGTGGGATCGTTGACTGGCCACATCGGGTTAAGGTATCGCGGGCTTGAGACCGAGGAAGACTTACCACCAGTATCTGAGTTGGTTCTGGTTGGAGGTCCCGGATCGCTTCGCGGATACCGCAATGAACAGTTTGCCGTCGTTCGTGCGGCGATCATCACGGTCGAACCGCGTCTTCGTTTCGAGAGTGGTTACATCTTCGGCTTCGCCGACGGAGCTTACCTCAACAATCGGGTTGCCGATGCTGACGAGGGTGTGCGCACCCAGGAAGACTTTCACTGGGGGTTTGGAATTGGCATAGCCGTGCAAAGTGCTACCCGAGGTGTTAGAATATCGTTGGGATTGAATCCGGACACGCCCATCGGTCAAGCCCGTCTCTCGATTGAGATTTCCTCAGAGATATAA